A single region of the Montipora capricornis isolate CH-2021 chromosome 13, ASM3666992v2, whole genome shotgun sequence genome encodes:
- the LOC138029303 gene encoding uncharacterized protein isoform X2, producing the protein MKAALVGPLFLSVLVFLPNGVSTNICHRLKLSLFQRCIKLGYNYTARFPEKLTIQESIIGNHLERDTKQFEQCSEHLDTIMCAMFVPKCVEERYGPILPCRWICEDFVRDCEPKVEFEKLEWVKGLCPLLPSSKSECFEPTDYKPRDTSIPVLQNCTKLQMSSCSYLGYSHTTQGQQMQFILENVLRRKLKTFQNNSALCLSTLKKIYCAEFAPPCFPEDKEDIVLRTVCKRDCEDVKRKCPEVYKEHFGDHAYCEQLANEKSDLKGFCKLTKWPTAVRWPSRPEHVRTAPVPTTPTTISSSSAPSSVSYDLSPVPLAEVPTSSIGIIVFFVVTTMLIIGIATVLTFVKRQGLDTQGRIALGYLHHVNESGQTTLTVSLS; encoded by the exons ATGAAAGCCGCACTAGTAGGGCCGCTTTTTCTGTCCGTTCTGGTTTTTCTACCCAACGGTGTTTCTACAAATATATGCCACCGATTAAAACTTTCCTTATTTCAAAGGTGCATTAAACTTGGCTACAACTACACGGCCCGTTTTCCGGAAAAGCTCACCATTCAAGAGAGTATCATTGGAAATCATCTGGAACGAGATACGAAACAATTTGAACAGTGCTCAGAACATCTAGACACTATAATGTGTGCGATGTTTGTTCCTAAATGCGTGGAAGAGCGCTATGGCCCTATATTGCCGTGCAGATGGATATGTGAGGACTTCGTCAGGGACTGCGAACCCaaagttgaatttgaaaaactcGAGTGGGTAAAAGGTCTTTGCCCGTTACTGCCTTCGTCAAAAAGCGAGTGCTTTGAACCGACAGATTACAAACCTCGTGACACATCAA TTCCTGTTTTACAGAACTGTACCAAGCTTCAAATGTCTTCTTGTTCTTATCTTGGTTATTCTCATACAACTCAAGGCCAACAGATGCAGTTTATCCTGGAAAATGTGCTAAGACGGAAATTGAAGACATTCCAAAATAATTCGGCCCTTTGTTTGTCAACGCTTAAAAAGATATACTGCGCTGAGTTTGCTCCGCCGTGTTTCCCTGAGGATAAAGAGGACATTGTTCTCCGCACAGTGTGCAAGCGCGATTGCGAAGACGTGAAAAGGAAATGCCCAGAGGTCTATAAGGAACATTTTGGCGACCACGCTTACTGTGAACAATTGGCAAATGAAAAAAGTGACTTGAAAGGATtctgtaaacttacaaaatggCCGACGGCAGTTCGATGGCCTTCTCGCCCAGAACATGTTCGCACAG CACCTGTTCCAACCACACCAACAACTATTTCTTCGTCTTCGGCACCTTCCAGCGTTTCCTACGACTTGAGTCCCGTTCCACTCGCCGAAGTTCCCACATCATCGATCGGAATCATCGTATTTTTCGTTGTCACAACGATGTTAATCATTGGTATTGCGACTGTTCTTACTTTCGTTAAGAGACAGGGTCTTGATACACAAGGAAGGATAGCGCTGGGATATCTACATCATGTAAACGAATCAGGACAAACTACTTTAACAGTGTCACTGAGTTAA
- the LOC138029303 gene encoding uncharacterized protein isoform X1: MKAALVGPLFLSVLVFLPNGVSTNICHRLKLSLFQRCIKLGYNYTARFPEKLTIQESIIGNHLERDTKQFEQCSEHLDTIMCAMFVPKCVEERYGPILPCRWICEDFVRDCEPKVEFEKLEWVKGLCPLLPSSKSECFEPTDYKPRDTSIPVLQNCTKLQMSSCSYLGYSHTTQGQQMQFILENVLRRKLKTFQNNSALCLSTLKKIYCAEFAPPCFPEDKEDIVLRTVCKRDCEDVKRKCPEVYKEHFGDHAYCEQLANEKSDLKGFCKLTKWPTAVRWPSRPEHVRTAAPVPTTPTTISSSSAPSSVSYDLSPVPLAEVPTSSIGIIVFFVVTTMLIIGIATVLTFVKRQGLDTQGRIALGYLHHVNESGQTTLTVSLS, from the exons ATGAAAGCCGCACTAGTAGGGCCGCTTTTTCTGTCCGTTCTGGTTTTTCTACCCAACGGTGTTTCTACAAATATATGCCACCGATTAAAACTTTCCTTATTTCAAAGGTGCATTAAACTTGGCTACAACTACACGGCCCGTTTTCCGGAAAAGCTCACCATTCAAGAGAGTATCATTGGAAATCATCTGGAACGAGATACGAAACAATTTGAACAGTGCTCAGAACATCTAGACACTATAATGTGTGCGATGTTTGTTCCTAAATGCGTGGAAGAGCGCTATGGCCCTATATTGCCGTGCAGATGGATATGTGAGGACTTCGTCAGGGACTGCGAACCCaaagttgaatttgaaaaactcGAGTGGGTAAAAGGTCTTTGCCCGTTACTGCCTTCGTCAAAAAGCGAGTGCTTTGAACCGACAGATTACAAACCTCGTGACACATCAA TTCCTGTTTTACAGAACTGTACCAAGCTTCAAATGTCTTCTTGTTCTTATCTTGGTTATTCTCATACAACTCAAGGCCAACAGATGCAGTTTATCCTGGAAAATGTGCTAAGACGGAAATTGAAGACATTCCAAAATAATTCGGCCCTTTGTTTGTCAACGCTTAAAAAGATATACTGCGCTGAGTTTGCTCCGCCGTGTTTCCCTGAGGATAAAGAGGACATTGTTCTCCGCACAGTGTGCAAGCGCGATTGCGAAGACGTGAAAAGGAAATGCCCAGAGGTCTATAAGGAACATTTTGGCGACCACGCTTACTGTGAACAATTGGCAAATGAAAAAAGTGACTTGAAAGGATtctgtaaacttacaaaatggCCGACGGCAGTTCGATGGCCTTCTCGCCCAGAACATGTTCGCACAG CAGCACCTGTTCCAACCACACCAACAACTATTTCTTCGTCTTCGGCACCTTCCAGCGTTTCCTACGACTTGAGTCCCGTTCCACTCGCCGAAGTTCCCACATCATCGATCGGAATCATCGTATTTTTCGTTGTCACAACGATGTTAATCATTGGTATTGCGACTGTTCTTACTTTCGTTAAGAGACAGGGTCTTGATACACAAGGAAGGATAGCGCTGGGATATCTACATCATGTAAACGAATCAGGACAAACTACTTTAACAGTGTCACTGAGTTAA